A single Anatilimnocola floriformis DNA region contains:
- a CDS encoding ATP-binding protein, whose protein sequence is MQDFEKLGVFYLGKQYDLDQRKTREDLLLYDSKDLTTHGVIVGMTGSGKTGLGVALLEEAAIDGIPAIVIDPKGDLGNLLLTFPQLKGSDFSPWIEQSEAVRAGMKLDELAAKTAERWKSGLAEWGQTPDRIQRFRDAVDIAVYTPGSSAGIPLTVLRSLDAPPQSTIQNAEAFRDAISAAAASLLGLMGLEGDPLRSREHILLANILDRAWREGQNIDMPTLMRHIQQPAFDKVGVMDLESFFPAKERFELSMQLNNLLASPGFSAWMTGEPLDIQRLLYTPEGKPRLSILSISHLSDAERMFFVTILLSETIAWMRNQSGTSSLRALLYMDEVFGYFPPSRNPPSKTPMLTLLKQARAFGLGVVLATQNPVDLDYKGLANCGTWFLGRLQTERDKLRVLDGLEGASATAGQAFDRGEMEKILSGLGNRVFLMNNVHDDGPVVFQTRWALSYLRGPLTREQTSQLMAEKKAAAAGDINASAARATALLGLANQQRAVLPPEVIERFQPRRKSRGPNVGLSYRPLLVGTAKIHFTQTATAIDHTQSLTFAVPLDDSLPDEPWSEVEPLEDETLELESTPEDNAQYASLPAELTRPKQYTTLANGLKDFLYRNRRLQCWKCAALKQTSQAGETEADFRVRLSQGAREQRDLLVEKLRAKYAPKIASIQEQIRKAQQRVEKEKSQASATQLNAALSIGTSLLGALFGRKLASSANITRAASGMRAASKIAKERQDIGQANETVESYNERLAQLEEEFKTESEKVASQMDGDALELAEIQIAPKKTDIVIGQVMLVWQPFLVKADGTTELAT, encoded by the coding sequence ATGCAAGACTTCGAAAAGCTGGGCGTCTTCTATCTCGGTAAGCAATACGATCTGGATCAGCGAAAAACTCGCGAGGATTTGCTCCTCTACGATTCCAAAGATCTCACGACCCACGGCGTGATCGTCGGCATGACCGGCAGCGGCAAAACAGGCCTCGGCGTCGCCCTGCTCGAAGAAGCCGCCATCGACGGCATTCCAGCGATCGTGATCGACCCCAAGGGCGACCTCGGCAACTTGCTGCTGACGTTTCCACAGCTGAAGGGAAGTGATTTTTCGCCGTGGATCGAACAATCGGAAGCCGTTCGTGCGGGCATGAAGCTCGATGAGCTCGCGGCGAAAACGGCGGAACGCTGGAAGAGCGGCCTCGCCGAATGGGGACAAACGCCCGATCGCATTCAGCGTTTTCGTGATGCAGTGGATATCGCGGTTTACACTCCCGGCAGCAGCGCTGGCATTCCGCTAACCGTGCTCCGTTCGCTCGATGCACCGCCGCAATCGACCATTCAAAACGCCGAAGCCTTTCGTGATGCGATCTCCGCCGCAGCCGCGAGTTTGCTTGGTTTGATGGGGCTCGAAGGAGATCCGCTCCGCAGCCGGGAGCACATTTTGCTGGCCAACATTCTCGATCGCGCCTGGCGCGAGGGCCAGAACATCGACATGCCGACGCTGATGCGGCACATTCAGCAACCGGCCTTCGACAAAGTCGGCGTGATGGACCTCGAAAGCTTCTTCCCGGCGAAGGAGCGGTTTGAGCTCTCGATGCAACTCAACAACCTGCTCGCCTCGCCCGGCTTCAGCGCGTGGATGACCGGCGAACCGCTCGATATTCAACGCCTGCTCTACACGCCCGAAGGGAAGCCGCGGCTGTCGATTCTCTCGATCTCGCATCTCTCCGACGCCGAGCGGATGTTCTTCGTCACGATCCTGCTCAGCGAAACAATCGCTTGGATGCGTAATCAGTCGGGCACATCGAGCCTTCGCGCGCTCCTCTACATGGACGAAGTTTTCGGCTACTTCCCGCCGAGCCGCAATCCGCCGTCGAAGACGCCGATGCTCACGCTGCTGAAACAAGCCCGCGCATTCGGCCTCGGTGTGGTGCTCGCAACGCAGAATCCCGTCGACCTCGATTACAAAGGCCTCGCCAACTGCGGCACTTGGTTCCTCGGCCGTTTGCAGACCGAGCGCGACAAGCTCCGCGTGCTCGACGGCCTGGAAGGAGCGTCGGCAACTGCAGGTCAAGCGTTCGATCGCGGCGAGATGGAAAAGATTCTCTCGGGCCTTGGCAACCGCGTGTTCCTGATGAACAACGTGCACGATGATGGACCGGTGGTCTTTCAAACACGTTGGGCACTCTCGTACTTGCGCGGGCCGCTGACGCGCGAACAAACGTCGCAGCTGATGGCCGAGAAAAAAGCTGCTGCCGCCGGAGACATTAACGCTTCGGCCGCGCGAGCGACCGCGCTGCTGGGGCTCGCCAATCAACAGCGAGCCGTTTTGCCGCCGGAAGTCATAGAGCGTTTTCAGCCTCGGCGAAAGAGTCGCGGGCCGAATGTCGGACTCAGTTATCGCCCACTCCTCGTCGGCACTGCCAAGATTCATTTCACGCAAACAGCAACTGCCATCGATCATACGCAATCGCTCACGTTCGCAGTGCCGCTCGATGATTCCTTGCCGGATGAGCCTTGGAGTGAAGTCGAGCCGCTTGAGGATGAAACTCTCGAACTCGAAAGTACGCCTGAGGACAACGCGCAGTATGCGTCGCTCCCCGCCGAACTTACCCGGCCGAAGCAATACACCACGCTGGCGAATGGATTGAAGGATTTCCTCTACCGCAACCGTCGGCTGCAGTGCTGGAAGTGTGCCGCTCTCAAGCAAACCTCGCAAGCCGGCGAAACCGAAGCCGATTTCCGTGTGCGACTGTCGCAAGGCGCCCGCGAGCAGCGCGATCTGCTCGTGGAGAAGTTGCGAGCCAAGTACGCCCCGAAAATCGCCTCGATTCAGGAGCAAATCCGCAAAGCCCAACAGCGAGTGGAAAAGGAAAAGTCGCAAGCCTCAGCGACGCAGTTGAACGCCGCACTCTCCATCGGCACTTCGCTCCTCGGCGCACTCTTCGGCCGCAAGCTGGCGAGTTCCGCCAACATCACTCGGGCCGCCAGCGGCATGCGAGCGGCTTCCAAGATCGCCAAGGAACGCCAGGACATCGGCCAAGCCAATGAAACGGTCGAATCCTACAACGAGCGCCTCGCGCAACTCGAAGAAGAGTTTAAAACCGAGTCGGAAAAAGTCGCCTCGCAAATGGACGGCGACGCGCTCGAGCTCGCCGAAATTCAAATCGCGCCGAAGAAGACCGATATCGTCATCGGTCAGGTGATGCTTGTTTGGCAGCCATTTCTCGTCAAAGCCGACGGCACGACCGAACTGGCGACTTAG
- a CDS encoding lysophospholipid acyltransferase family protein, with protein sequence MQKIIVERPYQFVPAYHNPLFPSLLQAIRWPDMLLRWTEGVDDSEVRGVELLKESMATGHAVLLTPNHPRTADPVALGLLSRAAGCHLYAMASWHLFQHGWVKTQIIRLMGAFSVNREGVDRQAINVAVDLLAAGKRPLVIFPEGATSRTADYLHALLDGVAFIARAAAKKRSKTEPAGKVVVHPIGMKYLYRGNLAKTADEVLTSIEHRLSWQPQRQLDLLSRVAKVGMGLLSLKEIEYFGQTQTGTLAERLQKLIDRLLKPLEERWLGAAQEGTTVPRVRTLRTKILPDMVAGKIDAAEKQRRWRDLADLYLAQQLSSYPPEYLTTRLSVDRVLETIEKFEEDLTDRCRVHGKLKVIMQVAPAIEVSPERDRKAPIDPLMLQIQQSLQGMMDKLSLESPLVDEQTAAAIFPPVEKNG encoded by the coding sequence ATGCAGAAGATCATCGTCGAAAGGCCGTACCAGTTTGTTCCGGCCTATCACAACCCGCTGTTCCCCTCGCTGCTACAGGCGATTCGCTGGCCCGACATGCTGCTGCGGTGGACCGAAGGCGTTGACGATTCTGAAGTTCGCGGCGTCGAACTGCTGAAGGAATCGATGGCCACCGGCCACGCGGTGCTGCTAACGCCCAATCATCCGCGCACGGCAGATCCGGTGGCTCTGGGGCTGCTTTCGCGAGCGGCCGGTTGCCACTTGTATGCGATGGCCAGCTGGCACCTATTCCAGCATGGCTGGGTCAAGACGCAAATCATTCGCTTAATGGGTGCCTTCAGCGTCAATCGCGAGGGAGTCGATCGCCAGGCCATCAACGTTGCCGTCGATCTACTCGCCGCGGGCAAACGACCGCTGGTGATTTTTCCCGAAGGGGCCACGAGCCGCACGGCTGACTATTTGCATGCGCTGCTCGATGGCGTGGCCTTCATTGCGCGGGCGGCGGCCAAGAAGCGAAGTAAAACCGAGCCAGCGGGCAAAGTCGTCGTCCATCCCATCGGCATGAAGTATCTCTATCGCGGCAACTTGGCGAAAACTGCCGATGAAGTGCTGACCAGCATCGAACATCGCCTCTCTTGGCAGCCGCAGCGGCAACTTGATTTGTTGTCGCGCGTTGCCAAGGTTGGCATGGGGCTGCTGAGCCTGAAAGAAATCGAATACTTCGGCCAAACGCAGACCGGCACACTCGCAGAACGGTTGCAGAAACTCATCGACCGCCTGCTGAAACCGCTGGAAGAACGCTGGCTCGGCGCGGCCCAAGAAGGAACGACCGTGCCGCGCGTGCGCACGCTCCGGACAAAGATTCTGCCGGACATGGTCGCCGGAAAAATCGACGCCGCCGAGAAACAACGCCGTTGGCGAGACCTGGCCGATTTGTATCTGGCGCAGCAGCTGTCGAGCTATCCGCCGGAGTATCTAACGACGCGTCTGAGCGTCGATCGCGTGCTCGAGACCATCGAAAAGTTCGAAGAAGATCTGACCGATCGCTGCCGAGTGCACGGCAAGCTCAAGGTGATCATGCAAGTTGCGCCGGCGATCGAAGTTTCGCCCGAGCGCGACCGCAAAGCGCCGATTGACCCGCTGATGTTGCAAATTCAACAGAGTTTGCAAGGAATGATGGACAAGCTCTCGCTTGAATCGCCGCTGGTGGATGAACAAACGGCGGCAGCGATTTTCCCGCCGGTAGAAAAAAACGGATAG
- the galE gene encoding UDP-glucose 4-epimerase GalE, whose translation MNILVTGGAGYVGSHAARLLTREGHRVVVYDNLERGHAAAVLDLPLVQGHLSDRELLARTMREKQIDAVMHFAAFALVGESVTDPNLYYENNVVGSLRLLQAMRDAGVTKIVFSSTTATYGEPEKSPIAETTPQHPINPYGYSKLAVEHLLTDFAAAYGIGFAALRYFNASGASADGVIGEDHRPESHLIPIVLQVALGQREKISIFGDDYPTLDGTCIRDYIHVDDLGSAHLKALNQLQPGKGLKLNLGSGVGYSVREVIDMCREVTGHAIPAAIGPRRPGDPPALVADSSLAQRTLGWQCCYSDLRTIVTSAWNWHRAHPQGYGG comes from the coding sequence GTGAATATTCTGGTTACCGGTGGCGCTGGTTATGTCGGTTCGCATGCGGCGCGGCTTCTCACGCGCGAGGGGCATCGCGTCGTGGTGTACGACAACCTGGAACGGGGCCATGCGGCAGCGGTGCTCGATCTGCCGCTGGTGCAGGGGCACTTGAGCGATCGCGAGTTACTCGCGCGGACGATGCGCGAGAAGCAAATCGACGCCGTGATGCACTTCGCCGCGTTTGCCCTCGTCGGCGAATCGGTGACCGATCCCAATTTGTATTATGAGAACAATGTCGTCGGCAGCTTGCGGTTGCTGCAAGCCATGCGCGATGCGGGCGTGACGAAGATTGTGTTTTCGAGCACGACGGCCACTTATGGCGAGCCGGAGAAATCGCCGATTGCCGAAACCACGCCGCAGCATCCGATCAATCCGTATGGCTACAGCAAACTCGCTGTCGAACATCTGCTCACGGATTTCGCCGCTGCGTATGGAATTGGCTTTGCCGCATTGCGTTATTTCAATGCCTCTGGTGCTTCTGCCGATGGCGTGATCGGCGAAGACCACCGGCCCGAGTCGCATCTGATCCCCATCGTGCTACAGGTGGCCCTCGGTCAGCGGGAAAAGATCAGTATCTTTGGTGATGACTATCCCACGCTCGATGGCACATGCATTCGCGATTACATTCATGTCGATGATCTCGGCAGTGCACATCTGAAGGCTTTGAATCAGTTGCAACCAGGAAAAGGCTTGAAGCTGAACCTTGGCAGCGGCGTGGGCTATAGCGTGCGCGAGGTGATCGATATGTGCCGCGAAGTCACGGGCCATGCGATTCCTGCCGCAATCGGTCCGCGCCGGCCTGGTGATCCGCCGGCGCTCGTCGCCGATTCCTCGCTGGCCCAGCGCACACTCGGCTGGCAATGTTGTTATTCTGATCTGCGCACCATTGTGACTTCCGCCTGGAACTGGCATCGCGCGCATCCGCAGGGATACGGCGGCTGA
- a CDS encoding PDDEXK nuclease domain-containing protein, whose protein sequence is MLTKGQQPLPKDVFTADEAIKDPYLLEFLDLKDEYSESDLEAALIQNIEAFLMELGGDFTFVGRQRRLRIDDEWYRIDLLFFHRRLRSLVIIDLKLGKFTHADAGQMHLYLNYAREHWVVEGENAPVGIILCASKGETLVKYALEGLPNKIVAAEYRTTLPDEAALVATVEQTRRRIELKRGSK, encoded by the coding sequence ATGCTGACGAAAGGGCAGCAGCCCCTTCCTAAAGACGTGTTCACTGCCGATGAAGCGATCAAGGATCCATATCTGCTGGAGTTCCTCGACCTGAAGGACGAATACTCCGAAAGCGATTTGGAAGCCGCGCTCATTCAGAACATCGAAGCGTTCCTGATGGAACTCGGCGGTGATTTCACGTTTGTGGGGCGGCAACGGCGGTTGCGAATCGACGACGAGTGGTATCGCATTGATCTGCTATTTTTTCATCGCCGACTTCGCAGTTTGGTGATCATTGATCTGAAGCTTGGCAAATTCACGCACGCCGATGCCGGGCAAATGCATTTGTATTTGAATTACGCGCGCGAGCATTGGGTCGTTGAAGGCGAGAACGCGCCCGTAGGAATCATTCTTTGCGCTTCCAAGGGTGAGACCTTGGTGAAATACGCGCTCGAAGGCCTGCCGAACAAAATCGTTGCCGCCGAGTATCGCACGACGCTTCCCGACGAAGCAGCATTGGTCGCGACAGTCGAACAAACAAGACGAAGAATCGAACTCAAAAGAGGTAGTAAGTGA
- the xerD gene encoding site-specific tyrosine recombinase XerD, giving the protein MPPRKPLKVVHAAPAAGGQTARWVALCLDYLRTECHLAPNSLAAYTRDLKRLQTWLGERALTSLTVRDLSNYIAWLQQQKLAPASVGRHMAALKVFFRFLQVEGVLKENPAELLATQKKWQHIPDVLSTNVVKELVAAPQPYDPYYRRDRALLELLYATGCRVSEVSALPMRDLHLDERHCLVQGKGSKQRLVPLGDAAIAALKDYLQLERPELAAAAKSPPPWVLLSRRGKRLRREAIWELVKRYVARVGGPGSASPHTMRHSFATHLLSGGADLRQVQELLGHASIATTQIYTHVDQTRLKKVHQQYHPRA; this is encoded by the coding sequence ATGCCCCCCCGCAAGCCACTTAAGGTTGTTCACGCCGCGCCGGCCGCGGGTGGGCAGACGGCCCGCTGGGTCGCGCTGTGCCTGGATTATCTCCGTACCGAATGTCATCTCGCGCCCAACAGCCTGGCGGCTTACACGCGAGATTTGAAGCGGTTGCAAACCTGGCTGGGCGAGCGGGCACTCACAAGTTTGACGGTGCGCGACCTGAGCAATTACATCGCTTGGTTGCAGCAACAGAAGCTTGCGCCGGCGAGCGTCGGGCGGCACATGGCGGCGCTGAAGGTCTTCTTTCGCTTTCTGCAGGTCGAAGGAGTCCTCAAAGAGAACCCCGCCGAACTGCTGGCCACGCAAAAGAAATGGCAGCACATTCCCGATGTGTTGTCTACGAATGTCGTGAAAGAACTCGTCGCCGCGCCGCAGCCCTACGATCCCTACTATCGGCGCGATCGGGCGTTACTTGAGTTGTTGTATGCCACCGGCTGCCGCGTGTCGGAAGTTTCGGCGTTGCCGATGCGCGACTTGCATCTGGACGAGCGTCATTGCCTGGTGCAGGGCAAAGGTAGCAAACAGCGACTCGTGCCGCTGGGCGATGCGGCGATCGCCGCTCTCAAGGATTATCTGCAGCTCGAACGGCCTGAGTTGGCCGCGGCTGCCAAGTCGCCGCCGCCGTGGGTTTTGCTTTCGCGCCGCGGCAAACGATTGCGGCGCGAGGCAATTTGGGAACTGGTGAAGCGTTACGTCGCTCGCGTCGGCGGGCCCGGCTCTGCAAGTCCGCACACGATGCGGCATTCATTCGCCACGCACTTGCTCTCTGGCGGCGCCGATCTCAGGCAAGTGCAGGAATTGCTAGGCCATGCGAGCATTGCGACCACTCAGATCTATACACATGTCGATCAAACGCGGTTGAAGAAAGTCCATCAGCAGTACCACCCGCGCGCATGA
- a CDS encoding DUF4159 domain-containing protein produces the protein MPRQMSGKTVLTAVLVVIVALLPRTSNAQPGMELHKEVTAETVNNAIRYGVGYLHSKQKPDGSWADFESPFAQPGAITALITLALLNCGEKIDEPHVKAALEYLEKSKPPGSTYATSLHIMAMCQADPQRYKLKIASLALWLEAHQVKGEGPQRGGWSYTPTTGLSDNSNTQFAMLAMHEAERVGVKISDQTWQLAKEYWLKNAVYDKGRGAWGYHNGVSGSMTCAAVASLIIAEDRLANMEARVVGEQVQCCGIEPGDDEISRGIDWLGRNFTVRTNPGDDGQSHNWQLYYLYAMERVGRMSGRRFFFGKPQLNPNTGAFTTPRYDWYREGCEILLGQQDAFTRFWSGLQLERDPLIATPLALLFLAKGRRPVVIARLQTPNSNSDWNHHRRSMQNLVGRVERQWKVDLSWQTYELKDATVADLLEAPVLFLSGTQAVNFTDAQKKVLKDYVNQGGFLFIEACDGNGCNGSAFDQSIRQMLKEMFPESPLRKLPPDHAVWHAQQPVMPQNLPQDSEFWLWGLDSCCRTGVVYCPKSLSCYWELAHPYRESNYPQKVKDQIEQVSRIGGNVLAYATNRQLKQKLDKPQIALGNLNAKTPRGALTLPKLSHNGGADDAPNALQNLLTFLDKRMEMKVDYERRPPIAANEPKLLDYPLLFAHGRQAFQWTQTERRALKTYLDRGGFLFADAICASEEFSYAFKAEILAMYPNGKFYRLPPNHSIFTEEFHGFNLNAVQLRDPKTRNPNDPLQTDMRTTTPYLEAFEVDERIAVILSPYDLSCALEKGASLECKGYVTADAARIGANIILYALQQ, from the coding sequence ATGCCACGCCAGATGTCCGGAAAAACTGTTCTGACGGCAGTCCTTGTCGTCATCGTTGCGCTACTGCCGCGCACGAGCAACGCCCAACCCGGCATGGAGCTGCACAAGGAAGTCACCGCCGAAACAGTCAACAACGCCATTCGCTACGGCGTGGGTTATTTGCATAGCAAGCAAAAGCCCGATGGCAGTTGGGCAGATTTTGAAAGCCCTTTCGCGCAGCCTGGCGCGATCACCGCGCTCATCACCCTGGCTCTGCTCAATTGCGGCGAAAAAATCGACGAGCCGCACGTCAAGGCAGCGCTTGAGTATCTCGAAAAGTCCAAGCCGCCTGGCTCGACCTACGCCACGTCGCTACACATCATGGCGATGTGCCAAGCCGATCCGCAGCGCTACAAACTGAAAATTGCCAGCCTCGCACTGTGGCTCGAAGCGCACCAGGTGAAGGGGGAGGGCCCGCAGCGCGGCGGTTGGTCTTATACGCCGACGACCGGTCTTTCGGATAACTCGAACACGCAGTTTGCCATGCTCGCCATGCATGAAGCCGAGCGTGTGGGAGTGAAAATCTCCGATCAAACCTGGCAACTCGCCAAGGAATATTGGCTGAAAAACGCGGTCTACGATAAGGGTCGCGGCGCCTGGGGCTATCACAATGGCGTGTCGGGCAGCATGACTTGTGCAGCCGTCGCATCGTTGATAATCGCCGAAGATCGTCTCGCGAATATGGAGGCTCGCGTCGTTGGCGAGCAGGTTCAATGCTGTGGCATCGAACCGGGCGACGACGAAATCAGTCGCGGCATCGATTGGCTCGGCCGCAATTTCACCGTCCGAACCAATCCTGGCGACGATGGCCAATCTCATAACTGGCAGCTGTATTATTTGTATGCGATGGAGCGCGTCGGACGCATGTCAGGCCGGCGGTTCTTTTTCGGCAAGCCGCAACTGAATCCCAACACCGGCGCCTTCACCACGCCGCGCTACGACTGGTATCGCGAAGGCTGCGAAATTCTCCTCGGCCAGCAAGATGCCTTCACGCGATTCTGGTCGGGACTGCAACTCGAACGCGATCCTCTCATTGCCACGCCGCTGGCCCTGTTGTTTCTGGCGAAGGGGCGTCGTCCGGTCGTCATCGCGCGGCTGCAAACACCGAATTCAAATAGCGATTGGAACCATCATCGCCGCAGCATGCAGAATCTGGTCGGCCGCGTCGAACGCCAATGGAAGGTCGATTTGTCTTGGCAAACCTACGAGCTGAAAGATGCCACCGTGGCTGATCTGCTTGAGGCGCCGGTCCTTTTTCTGAGCGGCACGCAGGCGGTGAATTTCACCGACGCGCAGAAAAAAGTTCTCAAGGACTATGTCAATCAGGGCGGTTTCCTCTTCATCGAAGCCTGCGACGGCAATGGCTGCAATGGATCAGCCTTCGATCAATCGATCCGGCAGATGCTGAAGGAGATGTTTCCTGAAAGCCCGCTCCGAAAGCTCCCTCCAGATCACGCGGTCTGGCATGCTCAGCAGCCTGTGATGCCGCAAAACTTGCCGCAGGATTCCGAATTCTGGCTGTGGGGCCTCGATTCGTGTTGCCGCACCGGCGTGGTCTATTGCCCGAAGAGTCTGTCTTGTTATTGGGAGCTCGCGCATCCGTATCGCGAGTCGAATTATCCGCAGAAGGTCAAGGATCAGATCGAGCAGGTCTCGCGCATCGGTGGCAATGTGCTGGCCTATGCGACCAACCGACAGCTGAAGCAAAAGCTCGACAAACCTCAAATCGCCCTCGGCAACCTCAACGCGAAAACGCCTCGCGGCGCACTGACGCTGCCGAAGCTGAGCCACAACGGCGGCGCCGATGACGCGCCGAATGCGCTGCAAAACCTGCTGACCTTCCTGGATAAGCGGATGGAAATGAAGGTCGATTACGAACGCCGACCGCCGATTGCGGCCAACGAGCCGAAGCTGCTCGATTACCCGCTATTGTTTGCGCACGGCCGGCAGGCATTTCAATGGACTCAGACCGAGCGTCGGGCCTTGAAAACGTATCTCGATCGAGGCGGCTTTCTGTTCGCCGATGCCATTTGTGCGAGCGAAGAGTTTTCCTATGCGTTCAAGGCCGAAATTCTCGCGATGTATCCCAACGGCAAGTTCTATCGCTTGCCGCCAAATCATTCGATTTTCACCGAGGAATTTCACGGCTTCAATCTGAACGCCGTGCAACTGCGCGATCCCAAGACCCGCAATCCAAATGATCCGCTGCAAACCGATATGCGAACCACCACGCCTTATCTCGAGGCGTTTGAAGTCGACGAGCGGATCGCCGTCATTCTTTCACCCTACGACCTGAGCTGTGCGCTGGAGAAAGGCGCCTCGCTCGAATGCAAGGGTTACGTGACCGCCGACGCGGCGCGGATTGGCGCGAACATCATTCTGTACGCTCTGCAGCAGTAA
- a CDS encoding HEAT repeat domain-containing protein: MAGIADTLQLLAETANEAAVPVLVAALKTPDRRRPKQALQALLHRADPAAEMEVLARWHQWPEPMRRLVADKPGWLSGVIHTALAGRLDSAAAEELFRNACAAALATRDYDQIPALATAAADVKNKIRAQPAETTLLLAEMLFEELHAPRDYRVRRDPQLQRANLLPSLERMADTVDQHQRLELIEALLLLAERDTATIKRILQSPRDPSFPALTQVLRQSSRPGVIRLLLSYLDDPHAPRAALETLAKRRDLQFIRQLLRKVGNQPPNVVRSNLHRIEEVNWLSDASAVFGSLAEGEQAAAIQLVIEANLVPSQALQILSLGLQDGSPEGRRAAATGLVRFAGAEADEIAWQALDDEDPIVRAQAVTRMGKHATPTVIPRLLGMLDSSHQLEREAAQACLDEYNFERYLLAYDTMAPETRHATGLLVKKVDATLISQLTTELQAPVRARRARAIEIAIMLELIPDLFDALSPLLGDEDQYTRLDAVRALATCELPESQQALRRAMLDHSPLVSQAAEAGLARFQASHEEPPIKPAEPLVDIEKEG; this comes from the coding sequence ATGGCGGGCATTGCGGACACATTGCAGCTCTTGGCGGAAACCGCAAACGAAGCGGCCGTTCCGGTGCTCGTTGCTGCGCTGAAGACGCCTGACCGTCGCCGGCCTAAACAAGCTCTACAGGCCCTGTTGCATCGTGCCGATCCTGCAGCCGAGATGGAAGTGCTCGCTCGCTGGCATCAATGGCCCGAACCCATGCGGCGACTCGTCGCGGACAAGCCCGGCTGGCTTTCAGGAGTGATTCACACGGCCCTCGCCGGCCGTCTGGATTCTGCTGCCGCCGAAGAACTATTCCGCAACGCCTGCGCAGCCGCTCTGGCCACGCGCGACTACGATCAAATTCCTGCGCTGGCGACGGCTGCCGCGGATGTGAAGAATAAGATCCGCGCGCAACCTGCCGAAACGACACTGTTGCTGGCCGAAATGCTGTTCGAGGAATTGCACGCGCCCCGCGATTATCGGGTCCGACGTGATCCCCAATTGCAGCGGGCCAATCTCCTTCCCAGCCTCGAACGGATGGCTGACACCGTTGATCAACATCAGCGATTGGAACTGATCGAAGCGCTGCTGCTGCTCGCGGAGCGCGATACGGCGACGATCAAACGCATTCTGCAAAGCCCACGCGATCCAAGCTTTCCGGCGCTGACACAAGTCCTGCGGCAGAGTTCCCGTCCCGGCGTCATCCGGTTGCTGCTCAGCTATCTCGATGATCCGCATGCGCCGCGGGCAGCGCTCGAAACACTGGCCAAACGCCGCGATCTGCAATTCATCCGCCAACTGCTCCGTAAGGTCGGCAATCAGCCGCCGAATGTCGTGCGCAGCAATCTGCATCGCATCGAAGAAGTGAATTGGCTCAGCGACGCGAGTGCCGTTTTCGGCTCGCTCGCCGAAGGAGAACAGGCCGCAGCGATTCAGTTGGTCATCGAAGCCAACTTGGTTCCCTCGCAGGCACTGCAGATTCTCTCGCTCGGTTTGCAGGATGGCAGCCCCGAAGGTCGCCGCGCTGCCGCCACCGGCCTCGTCCGCTTTGCCGGCGCCGAAGCCGATGAAATCGCCTGGCAAGCGCTCGATGACGAAGACCCTATCGTCCGCGCACAAGCCGTCACGCGCATGGGCAAGCACGCCACACCGACCGTCATCCCTCGGCTGCTTGGCATGCTCGACAGCTCCCATCAACTCGAGCGCGAAGCCGCCCAGGCTTGTCTCGACGAATACAACTTCGAACGCTACTTGCTGGCCTACGACACGATGGCGCCGGAAACGCGGCACGCGACTGGCCTGCTCGTGAAAAAGGTCGATGCCACGTTGATCTCGCAGCTAACTACCGAACTGCAAGCGCCAGTTCGCGCTCGCCGCGCGCGAGCCATCGAAATCGCGATCATGCTCGAGTTGATTCCCGATTTGTTCGACGCCCTGTCGCCGCTGCTCGGTGACGAAGATCAATACACACGACTCGACGCCGTCCGCGCACTCGCCACCTGCGAGCTTCCCGAATCGCAACAAGCACTCCGCCGGGCCATGCTCGATCATTCGCCGCTGGTCAGCCAAGCCGCCGAGGCAGGTCTCGCGCGGTTTCAAGCCAGCCACGAAGAACCGCCGATCAAGCCAGCCGAGCCACTGGTGGATATCGAGAAGGAAGGTTAA
- a CDS encoding helix-turn-helix domain-containing protein, with amino-acid sequence MERLLISRKEASVMLSISQRLLWSLTASGVIPCVRLGRAVRYSVDDLRQFISENRGK; translated from the coding sequence ATGGAACGACTTTTGATTTCTCGAAAGGAAGCATCGGTGATGCTTTCAATTTCTCAGCGCCTTCTCTGGTCGCTCACGGCCAGTGGGGTTATTCCGTGCGTGAGGTTGGGCAGGGCAGTCCGTTACTCAGTAGACGATTTACGGCAATTTATCTCGGAAAATCGAGGCAAATGA